A DNA window from Bradyrhizobium barranii subsp. barranii contains the following coding sequences:
- the rpmB gene encoding 50S ribosomal protein L28, with amino-acid sequence MSRRCELTAKGPLVGHKVSHSNIKTKRRFLPNLVNVTFISEALGRNVRLRVSTNAVKSVDHNGGLDPFLLKAKADVLSPRALELKRAIQKKVGPTAAPAKKAS; translated from the coding sequence ATGTCTCGCCGCTGCGAACTGACGGCCAAGGGCCCCCTCGTCGGCCACAAGGTCAGCCACTCCAACATCAAGACCAAGCGCCGCTTCCTGCCGAACCTCGTCAACGTGACGTTCATCAGCGAAGCGCTCGGCCGCAACGTGCGCCTGCGCGTCTCCACCAACGCGGTCAAGAGCGTCGACCACAATGGCGGCCTCGACCCCTTCCTGCTCAAGGCCAAGGCCGACGTCCTGTCGCCGCGCGCCCTCGAGCTGAAGCGCGCCATCCAGAAGAAGGTCGGCCCGACGGCCGCGCCGGCGAAGAAGGCCAGCTAA
- a CDS encoding esterase-like activity of phytase family protein, whose protein sequence is MSAQSSRRSFLGHAAAGFSTLALSRLAQAQPTTEPPPRTAQIEHAVTEPVSVEVNARPIPNFEPRDRSRVRFGQLQYRSGLVLTSPYRGFGGLSAIRLDAKGERFLAISDQGGWFTGSIRYSGGKMIGLDDVEASPMLNSEGRPITEKRFWYDTESLARDGNVVYVGLERVNQILRFDFAKGGTRARGEVLPTPPAVRKLPSNKGLEAMVVVPKGQPLAGTLIAFSERGLDADGNLVAFLIGGPSPGQFSVRRTEKFDISDAVLLPSGELLILERKFSWFTGINIRIRSIPLKSIAPNALVDGPALFAADLGHEVDNMEGIDAHVTPEGETVLTLVSDDNFSMLQRTLLLQFTLVE, encoded by the coding sequence GTGAGCGCGCAATCGTCCCGCCGCAGCTTTCTTGGCCACGCGGCGGCGGGATTTTCCACTCTCGCACTCTCCCGACTGGCGCAGGCGCAGCCGACGACCGAGCCGCCGCCGCGCACCGCGCAGATCGAGCACGCCGTCACCGAGCCGGTCAGCGTCGAGGTGAACGCGCGGCCGATTCCCAATTTCGAGCCGCGCGACCGCTCGCGCGTGCGCTTCGGTCAGCTGCAATATCGCAGCGGCCTGGTGCTGACCTCGCCCTATCGCGGCTTCGGCGGCCTGTCCGCCATCCGGCTCGATGCGAAGGGCGAGCGCTTCCTCGCGATCTCCGACCAGGGCGGCTGGTTCACCGGCAGCATCCGCTATTCCGGCGGCAAGATGATCGGGCTCGACGACGTCGAGGCGTCCCCGATGCTCAATTCCGAGGGCCGGCCGATCACGGAGAAGCGGTTCTGGTACGACACCGAGTCGCTCGCGCGCGACGGCAATGTCGTTTATGTCGGGCTTGAGCGCGTCAACCAGATCCTGCGCTTCGATTTCGCCAAAGGCGGCACGCGCGCCCGCGGCGAGGTGTTGCCGACGCCGCCCGCCGTGCGCAAGCTGCCCTCCAACAAGGGGCTCGAAGCGATGGTCGTCGTGCCGAAAGGCCAGCCGCTGGCAGGCACCCTGATCGCCTTCTCCGAGCGCGGGCTGGATGCCGACGGCAATCTGGTCGCGTTCCTGATCGGCGGTCCGTCGCCCGGCCAGTTCAGCGTCCGCCGCACCGAAAAATTCGACATCAGCGATGCCGTGCTGCTGCCGTCCGGCGAGCTTCTCATCCTCGAACGCAAATTCTCCTGGTTCACCGGCATCAACATCCGCATTCGGTCGATCCCCCTGAAATCCATCGCGCCCAACGCGCTGGTCGACGGCCCTGCGCTGTTCGCCGCCGATCTCGGCCACGAGGTCGACAACATGGAAGGCATCGACGCCCACGTCACGCCCGAGGGCGAGACTGTGCTGACGCTGGTGTCGGATGACAATTTCTCGATGCTCCAGCGCACCCTGCTGCTGCAGTTCACGCTGGTGGAGTGA
- a CDS encoding NADH:flavin oxidoreductase/NADH oxidase, with protein MSALFSPIKLRGLTLKNRVVVSPMCQYSADDGVATDWHFTHINNLALSGASMFCIEATHVEAIGRITPGCLGLYSDACEAALKQILSSVRKHSSTAIAMQLAHAGRKASSARPWDGGQLIPQSAGGWQTVAPSALPHKEGEAAPLALDAAGLKRIREAFVDSAKRAARLGIDAIELHGAHGYLMHQFLSPISNRRTDEYGGSLENRMRFPLEIYDAVRSVFPHDKPVGMRVSSTDWVEGGWDLAQTITFANALKARGVDWIDASSGGVSPLQKIPLGPGYQVQFAEAIKRETGLPTIAVGLITEARHAEEIVASGKADMVALGRSLLYDPRWGWHAAAELGGEVEAPPQYWRSQPSTQKALFGKTTFGAR; from the coding sequence ATGAGCGCCCTGTTTTCCCCGATCAAGCTGCGCGGCCTGACGCTGAAGAACCGCGTCGTGGTGTCGCCGATGTGCCAGTATTCGGCCGACGACGGCGTCGCCACCGACTGGCACTTCACCCACATCAACAACCTCGCGCTGTCGGGCGCGTCGATGTTCTGCATCGAGGCGACCCATGTGGAGGCGATCGGCCGCATCACGCCGGGCTGTCTCGGGCTCTACAGCGACGCCTGCGAGGCCGCGCTGAAGCAGATCCTTTCCTCCGTGCGCAAGCATTCCTCGACGGCCATCGCGATGCAGCTCGCCCATGCCGGCCGCAAGGCCTCCAGCGCGCGGCCCTGGGACGGCGGCCAGCTCATTCCGCAGAGCGCGGGCGGCTGGCAGACGGTGGCGCCGTCGGCGCTGCCGCACAAGGAAGGCGAGGCCGCGCCGCTGGCGCTCGATGCCGCGGGCCTGAAGCGCATCCGCGAGGCCTTCGTCGACAGCGCCAAGCGCGCTGCCCGGCTCGGCATCGACGCGATCGAGCTGCACGGCGCGCACGGCTATCTCATGCATCAGTTCCTGTCGCCAATCTCCAACAGGCGCACCGACGAATATGGCGGCTCGCTCGAAAACCGCATGCGTTTTCCGCTGGAGATCTACGACGCGGTGCGCAGCGTGTTCCCGCACGACAAGCCGGTCGGCATGCGGGTGTCGTCGACCGACTGGGTCGAGGGCGGCTGGGACCTGGCCCAGACCATCACGTTCGCAAACGCGCTGAAGGCGCGCGGCGTCGACTGGATCGATGCTTCCTCCGGCGGCGTCTCGCCGCTGCAGAAGATCCCGCTCGGCCCCGGCTATCAGGTGCAGTTTGCCGAGGCCATCAAGCGCGAGACCGGATTGCCCACCATCGCCGTCGGCCTGATCACCGAAGCCAGGCACGCCGAGGAGATCGTGGCATCCGGCAAGGCCGACATGGTCGCGCTCGGCCGCAGCTTGCTCTACGATCCCCGCTGGGGCTGGCACGCCGCGGCCGAACTCGGCGGCGAAGTCGAAGCCCCGCCGCAATACTGGCGCTCGCAGCCGTCGACGCAAAAGGCGCTGTTCGGCAAGACCACGTTCGGGGCAAGGTAG
- the ftsZ gene encoding cell division protein FtsZ — protein sequence MTGMTDIHEMKARIVVFGVGGAGGNAVNNMITSGLQGVDFVVANTDAQALAMSKAPRLIQLGTQVTAGLGAGSQPELGRAAAEEVIDTIRDQLTGAHMVFVTAGMGGGTGTGAAPIIARTARELGILTIGVVTKPFYFEGQRRMRFAEAGIEELLKTVDTLLIIPNQNLFRVASAKTTFADAFALADQVLYSGVACISDLIVKEGLINLDFADVLSVMREKGKAMMGRGEASGEKRVLAAAVAAISNPLIENPSIKRASGLIISITGGKDLMLYEVDEAATRIRDEADPDANIIVGASFDESLEGIVRVSVVATGIDNVDPAQLAAPVETALTQLAGRLRDDSRRIADRIEQRSAPLPHVESPPLRPAAGRPAVQPARPDPEYARRAAPQPLDPYGRTSPRNIADEDLLDIPAFLRRSAN from the coding sequence ATGACTGGCATGACCGATATTCACGAGATGAAGGCGCGCATTGTCGTGTTCGGAGTCGGCGGCGCCGGCGGCAATGCCGTCAACAACATGATCACGTCCGGGCTGCAGGGGGTCGACTTCGTCGTCGCCAATACCGACGCGCAGGCGCTTGCCATGTCGAAGGCGCCGCGCCTGATCCAGCTGGGCACCCAGGTCACCGCAGGCCTCGGCGCCGGCTCGCAGCCCGAATTGGGACGCGCCGCAGCCGAGGAGGTCATCGATACGATCCGCGATCAGTTGACCGGCGCGCACATGGTGTTCGTGACGGCCGGCATGGGCGGCGGCACCGGCACCGGGGCCGCACCCATCATCGCCAGGACCGCGCGCGAGCTCGGCATCCTCACGATCGGCGTGGTCACCAAGCCATTCTATTTCGAGGGCCAGCGCCGCATGCGCTTTGCCGAAGCCGGCATCGAGGAGCTGCTGAAGACGGTCGACACCCTGCTGATCATCCCAAACCAGAACCTGTTCCGGGTGGCCAGCGCGAAGACCACGTTCGCCGATGCCTTCGCCCTTGCCGACCAGGTGCTCTATTCGGGCGTGGCCTGCATCAGCGACCTCATCGTCAAGGAAGGCCTGATCAATCTCGATTTTGCCGACGTTCTCTCCGTGATGCGGGAGAAGGGCAAGGCCATGATGGGACGGGGCGAGGCTTCCGGCGAGAAGCGCGTGCTCGCCGCCGCCGTGGCGGCCATTTCCAATCCGTTGATCGAGAACCCCTCGATCAAGCGCGCCAGCGGCCTCATCATCTCCATCACCGGCGGCAAGGATCTCATGCTGTACGAAGTCGACGAAGCCGCGACGCGGATTCGCGACGAGGCCGACCCGGACGCCAACATCATCGTCGGCGCCTCGTTCGACGAAAGCCTCGAAGGCATCGTCCGCGTCTCGGTGGTGGCGACCGGGATCGACAATGTCGACCCGGCGCAGCTGGCGGCGCCGGTGGAAACCGCACTCACGCAGCTCGCCGGCAGGCTGCGCGACGACAGCCGCCGCATCGCCGATCGCATCGAGCAGCGCAGTGCGCCGCTTCCGCACGTGGAAAGCCCGCCGCTCCGCCCGGCGGCCGGCCGACCCGCAGTGCAACCGGCAAGGCCCGATCCGGAATATGCGCGCCGCGCGGCGCCTCAGCCGCTCGATCCGTACGGCCGCACCTCTCCGCGCAATATAGCCGACGAAGACCTTCTCGACATTCCGGCCTTCCTGCGCCGCTCCGCCAACTGA
- a CDS encoding PilZ domain-containing protein, translating to MHPRRHARVKPSGLVSRQAKIITDPRAPVIPCTLIDYSPGGACVDLGGQVNIPDRFELLHVNTKKRCRIAWKRGSRIGVVF from the coding sequence ATGCATCCGCGCCGACATGCCCGCGTGAAACCGTCCGGGCTGGTGTCCCGCCAGGCCAAGATCATCACCGACCCGCGCGCGCCGGTGATCCCCTGCACGCTGATCGACTACTCGCCCGGCGGCGCCTGCGTCGATCTCGGCGGGCAGGTGAATATCCCCGACAGGTTCGAACTGCTCCACGTCAACACCAAGAAGCGCTGCCGCATCGCCTGGAAGCGCGGCTCGCGGATCGGCGTGGTGTTTTAG
- the cobS gene encoding cobaltochelatase subunit CobS — MTTAALSKVEEISGLPDMKVSVRQVFGIDSDLEVPAYSEVDPHVPEVDSDYRFDRATTLAILAGFARNRRVMVTGYHGTGKSTHIEQVAARLNWPCVRVNLDSHISRIDLVGKDSIVVRDGKQVTEFRDGILPWALQHNIALVFDEYDAGRPDVMFVIQRVLEVSGRLTLLDQNKVIKPHPAFRMFSTANTVGLGDTSGLYHGTQQINQGQMDRWSIVTTLNYLAHDEEVEIVLAKAKHYRTQEGRDIVNKMVRLADLTRNAFANGDLSTVMSPRTVITWAENADIFGDIGFAFRVTFLNKCDELERPLVAEFYQRCFNAELPESAVNVALS, encoded by the coding sequence ATGACGACCGCCGCTCTGTCCAAAGTTGAGGAAATTTCCGGTCTGCCCGACATGAAGGTGTCGGTGCGCCAGGTGTTCGGGATCGACAGCGATCTTGAAGTCCCGGCCTATTCCGAAGTCGATCCTCATGTGCCCGAAGTCGATTCTGATTACCGCTTCGACCGTGCCACCACGCTTGCCATTCTCGCCGGTTTCGCCCGCAACCGCCGCGTGATGGTGACCGGCTATCACGGCACCGGCAAATCCACCCATATCGAGCAGGTCGCTGCCCGCCTAAACTGGCCCTGCGTGCGCGTCAACCTCGACAGCCACATCAGCCGTATCGACCTCGTCGGCAAGGACTCCATCGTGGTCCGCGACGGCAAGCAGGTCACCGAATTCCGCGACGGCATTTTGCCCTGGGCGCTCCAGCACAACATCGCGCTGGTGTTCGACGAATACGACGCCGGCCGTCCCGACGTGATGTTCGTGATCCAGCGCGTGCTGGAAGTCTCCGGACGCCTGACGCTGCTCGACCAGAACAAGGTGATCAAGCCGCATCCGGCGTTCCGCATGTTTTCGACCGCCAACACGGTCGGCCTCGGCGACACCTCGGGCCTCTATCACGGCACCCAGCAGATCAACCAGGGCCAGATGGACCGCTGGTCGATCGTCACCACGCTGAACTATCTCGCCCATGATGAGGAAGTGGAGATCGTGCTGGCCAAGGCCAAGCACTATCGCACCCAGGAGGGCCGCGACATCGTCAACAAGATGGTTCGCCTCGCCGATCTCACCCGCAACGCCTTCGCCAATGGCGATCTGTCGACGGTGATGAGCCCGCGCACGGTGATCACCTGGGCGGAGAACGCCGATATCTTCGGCGATATCGGCTTCGCGTTCCGGGTCACCTTCCTCAACAAGTGCGACGAGCTCGAGCGTCCCCTGGTCGCCGAGTTCTACCAGCGCTGCTTCAACGCGGAGCTGCCGGAATCGGCGGTCAACGTGGCGCTCAGCTAG
- a CDS encoding nucleotide exchange factor GrpE, producing MFGKDDLVDNLSRDLDRARLRRDALASEATTLTAQIAEIEARLSEEKTRRERDRVLAEIEAIRTRIKQAAGAFAPVVDGLSRAIESASAVVPEARELNSFIVSVATEIDSVLDPLMRELDQRADAVRAGQAVLDLPRSANEAPPIEPPKDGNDRLLRFPAWLSRDKEPEKRETAETPRSTAA from the coding sequence ATGTTCGGGAAGGACGATCTAGTGGACAATCTCAGCCGCGATCTCGATCGTGCGCGCCTGCGCCGCGATGCACTCGCATCCGAAGCCACGACTCTCACGGCTCAGATCGCCGAAATCGAAGCCCGCCTTTCGGAAGAGAAGACCAGGCGGGAGCGTGATCGCGTCTTGGCCGAGATCGAAGCGATAAGAACGCGAATCAAACAAGCCGCCGGCGCGTTTGCACCCGTCGTCGATGGTCTCTCCAGGGCGATCGAGTCGGCCTCGGCCGTCGTGCCCGAGGCCCGCGAGCTCAACAGTTTCATCGTGTCGGTGGCGACCGAAATCGACAGCGTGCTCGATCCCCTGATGCGCGAACTGGATCAGCGCGCGGATGCGGTGCGGGCAGGGCAGGCCGTGCTGGACCTCCCGCGTTCGGCCAATGAAGCACCGCCCATCGAGCCGCCAAAAGACGGCAACGATCGCCTGCTTCGCTTCCCGGCATGGCTGTCTCGCGACAAGGAGCCGGAAAAAAGGGAAACGGCGGAGACCCCGCGCAGCACGGCAGCGTGA
- a CDS encoding GNAT family N-acetyltransferase — MPNITVERTIGTTKKAVLAGLGAYNDEQFGKQKVRSIAVSLKDRGKIVGGIVGHLWATVLFIQYFWIDQKQRGKGLGTKLIAAIEDEARRQGAIQAHVDTMSFQAPGFYRSCGYEEFGTLKGYPGGVTRHSFTKSL; from the coding sequence ATGCCAAACATCACCGTCGAGCGCACCATTGGGACCACCAAGAAGGCTGTGCTCGCCGGGCTCGGCGCCTATAACGACGAGCAGTTCGGGAAGCAGAAGGTCAGGAGCATCGCGGTCTCGCTGAAAGACCGCGGCAAGATCGTCGGCGGCATCGTCGGACACCTGTGGGCCACGGTTCTGTTCATCCAGTACTTCTGGATCGACCAGAAGCAGCGCGGCAAGGGTCTTGGCACGAAGCTGATCGCGGCGATCGAGGACGAGGCAAGACGGCAGGGCGCGATCCAGGCCCATGTCGACACGATGAGTTTCCAGGCGCCGGGCTTCTATCGTTCCTGCGGGTACGAGGAGTTCGGCACCCTCAAGGGCTATCCCGGCGGCGTGACGCGCCACTCGTTTACGAAGTCGCTATGA
- a CDS encoding DedA family protein, which yields MTSFLDPLISFVSAHVWLAYLTLFLAALLEAVPVVGSVIPGSTIILALSAPVPGGELKLQWVLLAAAIGAVLGDGSAYWIGHRRQREILNTWPLTNYPRVVAESESFFHRFGTWAVFFARFVPPIRAFVPVTAGALGMTPAKFYAVNIPAILVWAPAHVLPGVLAVSAFHQYFGVPHHGHPFKHIWILMVVTVAIIGGLGIWYYRRRQNGLAATSKPRA from the coding sequence GTGACGTCCTTTCTCGATCCCCTCATATCCTTCGTTTCAGCCCATGTATGGCTGGCCTATCTGACCCTGTTCCTGGCGGCGCTGCTCGAAGCCGTTCCGGTGGTGGGATCGGTGATCCCCGGCTCGACCATCATTCTGGCGCTGAGCGCGCCGGTTCCAGGCGGGGAATTGAAGCTGCAATGGGTGCTGCTGGCGGCGGCAATCGGCGCCGTGCTGGGCGACGGCTCGGCCTACTGGATCGGGCACCGGCGGCAGCGCGAAATCCTCAACACCTGGCCGCTGACCAACTATCCGCGGGTGGTTGCCGAGAGCGAAAGCTTCTTCCACCGCTTCGGTACCTGGGCCGTGTTCTTCGCCCGTTTCGTGCCGCCGATCCGCGCCTTCGTGCCCGTCACCGCCGGCGCGCTGGGGATGACCCCCGCGAAGTTTTATGCCGTGAATATCCCGGCGATCCTGGTCTGGGCTCCCGCGCATGTGCTGCCGGGCGTGCTGGCGGTATCGGCCTTTCACCAATATTTCGGCGTGCCGCACCATGGGCATCCGTTCAAGCACATCTGGATCTTGATGGTGGTGACCGTGGCGATCATCGGCGGCCTTGGCATCTGGTACTACCGCCGCCGGCAGAACGGCCTCGCCGCGACGTCCAAGCCGCGGGCTTAG
- the cobT gene encoding cobaltochelatase subunit CobT, whose translation MSTSSSNSKFRNTKEAPTEPFKRSVASCLKAIAKSPELEVSFAAERPGLAPGKARLPEPARKMTKRDAAIVRGHADSIALKIACHDAKLHRKLMPGNPQARGVFEAVEQARVEAIGARRMAGVAKNLSAMLDDHFHRGKFDEITDRADAPLADALAMLVRERLTGMAPPTAAKKMVDLWRPILEDKIGKRLDRLDGLVEDQTRFGDAVHDLLTALELGDERSADSEDNDDDEENRDGDNDQSGAEGSPDSDAAQEMSADQAQASSEEMSESAMESAQASTSDTFDDGELGDDETPGEATRPNAHGKNEPRGPEYHAFAPKFDEVIAAEDLCDHDELERLRAYLDKQLAHLQGIVARLANRLQRRLMAQQNRAWDFDLEEGILDPARLSRVVTDPYHPLSFMHEKEATFRDTVVTLLLDNSGSMRGRPITVAATCADILARTLERCGVKVEILGFTTRAWKGGQSREAWLAAGKPANPGRLNDLRHIIYKSADAPWRRARKNLGLMMREGLLKENIDGEALDWAHKRLLGRPEQRKILMMISDGAPVDDSTLSVNPGNYLERHLRHIIEEIETRSPVELIAIGIGHDVTRYYRRAVTIVDAEELGGAITEKLAELFSETNTAPTHQAGRPRRKLHS comes from the coding sequence ATGAGCACATCATCATCCAACTCCAAATTCCGTAACACCAAGGAAGCCCCGACCGAGCCGTTCAAGCGCTCGGTGGCCTCCTGCCTGAAGGCGATCGCGAAGTCGCCGGAGCTCGAGGTCAGTTTTGCTGCCGAGCGCCCTGGTCTGGCGCCGGGCAAAGCGCGGCTGCCCGAGCCCGCGCGCAAGATGACCAAGCGTGACGCTGCGATCGTGCGCGGCCACGCCGACTCCATCGCGCTCAAGATCGCCTGTCACGATGCAAAGCTGCATCGCAAGCTGATGCCCGGCAATCCGCAGGCGCGCGGCGTGTTCGAGGCGGTCGAGCAGGCCCGCGTCGAGGCGATCGGCGCGCGCCGCATGGCGGGCGTTGCGAAAAACCTCAGCGCGATGCTCGACGATCATTTCCATCGCGGCAAGTTCGACGAAATCACCGACCGTGCCGATGCGCCGCTGGCGGATGCGCTGGCGATGCTGGTGCGCGAGCGCCTGACCGGCATGGCGCCGCCCACGGCGGCGAAGAAGATGGTCGATCTCTGGCGGCCCATTCTCGAGGACAAGATCGGCAAGCGGCTCGACCGGCTCGATGGCCTGGTCGAGGACCAGACCAGGTTCGGCGACGCCGTGCATGACCTGCTGACCGCGCTCGAACTCGGCGACGAGCGCAGCGCCGACAGCGAAGACAACGATGACGACGAGGAAAACCGCGACGGCGACAACGACCAGTCCGGCGCCGAAGGCTCGCCCGATTCCGACGCCGCGCAGGAGATGAGCGCCGACCAGGCGCAGGCCTCCAGCGAAGAGATGAGCGAGAGCGCGATGGAAAGCGCGCAGGCCTCGACCTCCGACACGTTCGACGACGGCGAGCTCGGCGACGACGAGACGCCGGGCGAGGCGACGCGTCCGAACGCGCACGGCAAGAACGAGCCGCGCGGGCCGGAATATCATGCCTTCGCGCCGAAATTCGACGAGGTCATCGCGGCCGAAGACCTCTGCGACCATGACGAGCTGGAGCGCCTGCGCGCCTATCTCGACAAGCAGCTCGCGCATCTGCAGGGCATCGTCGCCCGCCTCGCCAACCGCCTTCAGAGGCGCTTGATGGCGCAGCAGAACCGCGCCTGGGACTTCGATCTCGAAGAGGGCATTCTGGATCCCGCACGGCTGTCCCGCGTGGTGACCGATCCCTATCACCCGCTGTCCTTCATGCACGAGAAGGAGGCGACGTTCCGCGACACCGTGGTGACGCTGCTGCTCGACAATTCCGGCTCGATGCGCGGCCGCCCGATCACGGTCGCCGCGACCTGCGCCGACATCCTGGCGCGCACGCTGGAGCGTTGCGGCGTCAAGGTCGAGATCCTCGGCTTCACCACGCGCGCCTGGAAGGGCGGGCAATCGCGCGAGGCGTGGCTTGCCGCCGGCAAGCCGGCCAATCCCGGCCGCCTCAACGATCTCCGTCACATCATCTACAAGTCCGCCGACGCCCCCTGGCGCCGCGCGCGGAAGAATCTCGGCCTGATGATGCGCGAGGGTCTGCTGAAGGAGAACATCGACGGCGAGGCGCTGGATTGGGCGCACAAGCGCCTGCTCGGCCGGCCCGAGCAGCGCAAGATCCTGATGATGATCTCCGACGGTGCGCCGGTCGACGATTCCACGCTGTCGGTCAATCCCGGCAACTATCTCGAGCGGCACCTGCGCCACATCATCGAGGAGATCGAGACCCGCTCGCCGGTCGAGCTGATCGCGATCGGCATCGGCCATGACGTGACGCGCTACTATCGCCGCGCGGTGACGATCGTGGATGCCGAAGAGCTCGGCGGTGCCATCACCGAGAAGCTCGCCGAGCTGTTCAGCGAGACCAACACCGCGCCCACGCATCAGGCCGGTCGCCCGCGACGCAAATTGCATTCGTGA
- a CDS encoding DUF2235 domain-containing protein gives MEHDDQHKPKTEPKNLVICCDGTGNEISENISNVLKLYRCLRKTDKTKPRQMVFYDPGVGTVTEPSTWHRLKANVNLVLGLATGYGLDDNVLSAYCFLVEHYAPGDRIYLFGFSRGAYTVRVLAGLIHKIGLISPEQANLAGSGLVAYKQYSGTGRGNDIEDLKDVAFDESGPLPKDEFDLAAQFARITSTRWPTIHFIGVWDTVASVIVPRRDNFFFVFSLEELAFTLRNPSVKIFRQAIAIDEQRCMFRLKAYKEPQEYWRNRYVPDEKKEPQDILQVWFAGVHCDVGGGYPEIESGESKYPLIWMIEEAAKAGLNFNPRTVNQLAWGIQRKNSPFQYVEPAYTGKVGELHNSMTALWRVLEYLPKSAKYKEWPERKVFLGFYIPDCEPRVIPEGAHVHESVLKRMAVEPGYRPVNLPKDYVTVPMPVRPHAEASVEADEIVTA, from the coding sequence GTGGAGCACGACGACCAGCACAAACCCAAAACCGAGCCGAAGAACCTCGTCATCTGCTGTGACGGCACCGGCAACGAGATCTCGGAGAACATCTCGAACGTCCTGAAGCTGTATCGCTGCCTGCGCAAGACCGACAAGACGAAGCCACGGCAGATGGTGTTTTACGATCCCGGCGTCGGCACGGTGACGGAGCCTTCGACGTGGCACCGGCTCAAGGCCAACGTCAATCTGGTGCTGGGGCTCGCCACCGGTTATGGGCTCGATGACAACGTGCTGTCAGCCTATTGCTTCCTGGTCGAGCATTATGCGCCGGGCGACCGCATCTATCTGTTCGGCTTCTCGCGCGGCGCCTACACCGTGCGGGTGCTGGCGGGGCTGATCCACAAGATCGGGCTGATCTCGCCGGAGCAGGCGAACCTCGCAGGGTCCGGCCTCGTCGCCTACAAGCAATATTCCGGCACCGGGCGCGGCAACGACATCGAGGACCTCAAGGATGTCGCCTTCGACGAGAGCGGGCCGCTGCCGAAGGACGAATTCGATCTCGCAGCCCAGTTCGCGCGCATCACCTCGACGCGCTGGCCGACCATCCACTTCATCGGCGTCTGGGACACGGTGGCGAGCGTGATCGTGCCGCGACGCGACAATTTCTTCTTCGTGTTCAGCCTGGAGGAGCTCGCCTTCACGCTGCGCAATCCGAGCGTCAAAATCTTCCGGCAGGCGATCGCGATCGACGAGCAGCGCTGCATGTTCCGCCTCAAGGCGTACAAGGAGCCGCAGGAATATTGGCGCAACCGCTACGTGCCCGACGAGAAGAAGGAGCCGCAGGACATTTTGCAGGTGTGGTTCGCCGGCGTGCATTGCGACGTCGGCGGCGGCTATCCGGAAATCGAGAGCGGCGAGTCCAAATATCCGCTGATCTGGATGATCGAGGAAGCCGCGAAGGCCGGGCTGAACTTCAACCCGCGCACCGTGAACCAGCTCGCCTGGGGCATCCAGCGCAAGAACTCGCCGTTCCAGTATGTCGAGCCTGCCTACACCGGCAAGGTCGGCGAGCTGCACAATTCGATGACGGCGCTCTGGCGCGTGCTGGAATATCTGCCGAAGAGCGCGAAATACAAGGAATGGCCGGAGCGGAAGGTTTTTCTGGGCTTCTACATCCCCGATTGCGAGCCGCGCGTGATCCCCGAAGGCGCCCATGTGCACGAGAGCGTGCTGAAGCGGATGGCGGTGGAGCCGGGCTACCGGCCGGTGAACTTGCCGAAGGATTATGTGACCGTGCCGATGCCGGTGAGGCCGCATGCGGAGGCTAGTGTTGAGGCTGATGAGATCGTGACGGCGTAA